In the Hydractinia symbiolongicarpus strain clone_291-10 chromosome 13, HSymV2.1, whole genome shotgun sequence genome, TGATATTAGGGTCTGTGAGAAAGAAaactaaatcattttttcagcaGTTACATCTCGATCATTGTTATAACAGAAGGTGAACAGAAATTGGGTTTAATGATAAAATATTGTAGGGAAAAGTTCTGAACATCTTAAATTTTCCAATAAAAGAAACTCAATcagcaaattaaatttttttttatcaaaattaaattactGTTCTTGCTTTTTAGACGAATACTTGTGTTACTATGAAGGGACGTCTGCTAAATTGAATCCATTTGGAAAATGCGTGATACCTTACGTTGACATTATAGAACATTTTTTAAGGCTATGGAAAGAACATGCCATTCCAGAAGCTACAAATGgacagagatgcttagcaacTAATAACATTAACAGAGTTTTAGGTCATCCATGTGGCGTTATTAGAGAAAGACATATCAAGCAAGTTTGTAAGGTAAAGGAAATGACTTGGATTACTTCTTAATTGTTTGTTATAGTTAGCTACTTACTCACGATAATCTCTTCAGTTCTGTGTTGCGCTGAAggaacctcgtccccagaatcTTATGGCCCCTGAGATGAGCCGTTATTGTGGGGCGacgctatcaacttcatcaacacgGCAAAATGCCCCGTGAACGAGGTTGGTGGTGAAGAGAACAGGGTCCTGAGAAGGGGATCCTAGCGCGTTTAAGGTCTAATTTAAACAACAGACGACGTGTTCAAATATTATTATGCTAAGCGCTAAGCAATCAGGCTTCATTTTCATTATACAGTCTCGGCTGTAAATTGCACCCCCGCTATCTTCTGCACTGGAAGCAAATCCTCAACCACAAAGCTACAAGTCGACATTGACAtgtgttttttgtatttgttttatgGACAGTATTACCTAGGACTTTGTATATAATTAAGCAATGACGCATAGAATTGATAGTAAACCTACTTATACCGTGTTAACAATAAAAGTAAACGTATTTAAGCCATCAAGTTTTTACTCTTCTATGTTTAGAACGACACTTggcataaaataaaatacatacaTCCAATTGATCAATTTCTTCCTGTTGGAGAAAAAGAGTGGTACCAGGTAAGCAATCGGGTAGTTGTATTTTGTGTGTTTGTAACATGTAACCGGGTCGTGCTACAGCTGTCACATATATAAATTTGCAGCTGAAAAGGAATATAGTATCAGTTCATAAGTATAGTACagtgtttttttcttaaaattcttAATTAGAAATAGCACAACTTGTCTGCATTTTGTTATGAGAAGGATAAGTCCTCCCTCTTAATCATTGCTATgtagaacaataaaaaaaaatgtttttgttttttgttgttgactgTTGAAATTGTTGACCGTCACCCTTCAGTCTTGAAGTGTAGAAATATTTCACTCTTGGCAAAAGCGATATCTTAAGCCTTGTGTGATGTTTATTTAAGTCATTCGTTTGCAATTACCATCTTTATACTAAATAAAAACTTTCCCTTTCAGTTTGATACGAAACCAACGGCACTTGGAATAACTTCAAATATCTCATATGGATTGTAAGATACTTAAAATCTTCAGACATATAACATTCATATATTTTTATGTCCTAGATTGAAAACTTTTTTCTAATCACCGTTGTCACTAATATTATATTAATCCTTGTCTCAGGCTATTCTACGCCTCTAAGATGTTGGCGGAACTGCTTCGTGATATGCTGCATAACTtatttgttgttaaaaagtGCAGCACTAGTATCAGGAAAAGTGACCCTTGAACGAATAACTGCAGTCTGTTCATATCTTATTCTCTACCTCTGATAACTGTGCTAAGCAAATCAgcgttttatatatttttaaattcagcTAAATATTCCATTAAAATCAGTCTCGTAATTTTTTCCACACAATTTTACACCAATTACcgattttgaagttttaaatttgtaaaagaTGTCGACAATTTCCATGagaatattattaaaataaatacaatgagcagaggttttttttaaaaaataaagactttcttttatttctaaaaaatagtTATGAACGCCAGACGTTAAGACACTAAAATTCTTATCGGTCAGCGTAGTGTGACATCATAAGTAAATGCTCATTAACTGCTTAAGGATGTTGAGTGGTAGCCTTTCTACCAGTGAGATGTTGTACACCTAAATGTTCATATGACCTTACTTCCAAGTGTCGTACAGTTTTACCGACAACAAGTTAaattaaagctaaataaaaggattTGTCAAATGTCGTACACatgtgttgtttgtttgttatcaGACATAAATACCCGACAAGTTAAATTTACAGTCACAAAACAATCTTCAGCCTGCTTCCAATccaatatattttgaaacaCCAAGCGCTTAGTATCTAAGCATGCGCattagaatgtttttcttgatgCGATGGCTGTGCCAGCTTTTGAAGTTAAGACCAGTTGCATAAACAATCTTTTTTAAAGATCACGAAAAACTCAACCAAAAAAACGCTGCAATCTTTAATGTAATTGCAATTGAATATATCGAGTCCCGACGTTCAAACGTCATCGCTCTAAAGTAGTGCCTAGAATCTAAGCGCCGTGACGTCGGCTATCAACATGTTCAATTTCAGTTATACTAAAAATTGTATAGCAGTGTTTTCATTTGCATGCCGAGATACTTAATGGTGGACGCTGCACTCAAGAACGCCTTTAATGAACAGAAGCCTATTGTCAGCATAAAATTTATCCTCTTCTGTGTAAAATTCTCCCTAAAATCActctatattttatttttagcaacaGATTTAAGAATGCTTACGACATCAATTTTACAGTTTTATTCAGTAACTGGACATTTGAttttccaaaaggatttttatATAATTACCGAGACCAAAGCtttgtgaaagaaaaaaacaagctGGATATATTCTATTGGACCGAAGACGAAGCTGAGAAATCAGGTTGAAAGTTACTTTCGAAAGTCGATTGTTTTCTGTTCGAGAACTTTTAATATTACCTAGGAATTTGCTGAAAATGTGTCactgcttattttttttttgcaaaaaaccttttttattttatagaacGCACAATTCCGCCATCTTTTTTCATAATGGCGTATATTATGATTGGACCAGCAACAGTCCTTGTGCTTTCGTTGGTTTTGAGGTTACTCACGTGTTCAAAGCATGCATTCAACTTAAAAGTTTGgcagttcaaaaataaaaacattgatatGGAAGCAGCATCGTCTTCTTTTAAAAAGGAGTCACAACGTATTGCAAAAGAAGAACACGAAGAACGAGTAAGGGAAGCATTAAAAGATGAAGGTTACGACATTGAGCAAGTATAGCAAAAAAAGCAAATTTGACTTGTGTGTTGCTGATGTTATGAAACATACGAAAACACTTCAGCTACATTTGTTTGCCAAGTAAAGTCTTGCAAATGATAAATATTACGGACCATTTTTAAAGCATTTATAACTGAAAGATGTTCAATGCACCACAGGATTATTTCAAGCCAAGAATTTTGTGATTGtcaaaaacatgcaaaaatatcAATATGATAAACTTGCGTATTATAAGTAAACTAGTCCtaaatttgtttacaaattgGCAAAAAGGCTTGAAATAAAAGATCTGTTTAAATGTAGGGTTTTAAACCTGATGACGAGTTATAGATGAAAACAGATCgtgtattttaaaaacatgttgcATTTTTGCCTGTCAATTTTGACGCATCAGAAGTAACATTTAAATAGTTTGGCGCATGCGTATTTGCACACCATATTTAACTGTGAGTTGTCGTTTATCACAAAATTATAAGTACGTCCTACTGACAAAAAAGTGAAGAACGTATAAAAATTAACCGGAATATCAAATTCGTACATATAActgagtacgtataaaacaaaaagaaaaaagtgatttttactggagttcccctttaacaaCAATCTAGATTAACATgtgataattttatttttttgctcacAATCAATTTTGTAACGGTGGTATGATTAATTTTGCAACTTTCTTGAAAattattccacaaaataaaattgctgtgtcattctcgtccccaaaACCTCGGTTTATCTTAGcaagctctggggtcgagaatgttgCTGCTGGGTGGTTTTTTAAGCTGAGCGGGATAACTGCAGGCCGTTGTGTTTTTTTACCCATCGCAGAaaagttcttttttaaataattcaacaAGTATGCGACGTAAATAAACCTACATAAGGCCGGGGCAAATCAAGGCAACCTTTTGAGCAACATTACCCGTCAACATTTGTTGACAAACATCTTGACTCGATTTGTTATGGGTATCAACATGTTTGaggaaaaaaaatgatgatcaacataacttttttattattatgaatTAATCGTGAAACTGATTGACCTGTACGAAGAAAACCCTGTCTCTGGGACATTTCTATAGATATTGCTATATCTTACTTGTTATGCGGATGggtgattgattttttttgttcgttTGTTGTGTATATTATT is a window encoding:
- the LOC130623612 gene encoding uncharacterized protein LOC130623612, with the protein product MYVSIFLFLFGAADNYFLYEKKIFTFVNGTTNSSTPFKVISSINEYNTEGSKRDRRIKRLLRKQDSLKIPGNFNYPSKTPPANKSGQTFKASFNDGRITYVEVLDEFNFDGNKATPVHISTSWYRHNQVESINHTPGKLTEAVENGNILNVTMSLEWKQLSQNESNLLNEDKEWEIDEYLCYYEGTSAKLNPFGKCVIPYVDIIEHFLRLWKEHAIPEATNGQRCLATNNINRVLGHPCGVIRERHIKQVCKNDTWHKIKYIHPIDQFLPVGEKEWYQFDTKPTALGITSNISYGFNRFKNAYDINFTVLFSNWTFDFPKGFLYNYRDQSFVKEKNKLDIFYWTEDEAEKSERTIPPSFFIMAYIMIGPATVLVLSLVLRLLTCSKHAFNLKVWQFKNKNIDMEAASSSFKKESQRIAKEEHEERVREALKDEGYDIEQV